A stretch of DNA from Bacteroidota bacterium:
AAATTCCAAGATCCCTTCTGGCAAAATCAAGTTTGCCAAGCTGTGGTTTTCATCTCTTTGCACGTAGAATATTTTTTGCAAAGAAATGATTTTTGTTCATTCCCCCCAACTTTTCCGCTTGATCCGTAAGCGTTAACATTTCTTCTTTCTTCGGTGTAGTAAAATTTTACAAGGATTGGTATTTCTATTTACGTTCTTTTTGAATACCAATAACAATCTTCCATTGGTGAAGCACAAGGAGCACCGTGCCATCTTCCATTGAAAAGGTCTGTTTTGAAATAGGATAAACCTGATATAATATTCAGTCGTTTTGAAATTGTTCCTTCAACTCGTAGCCCTATAACATTTGTATAGTCAATTCTTTTGGAAGTTCCATGATTATAAGCAATGGTTGGCATAATGGAAAATCCTGTTTGCCACCCTACATTTCTTTTTTCTGTTTCTTGTCCCAATCCTGCCACCGTAAAGAAAAGAATTGAAAAAATTGTCGCAATTGTCTTTTTCATAGTCCTTTATTAAAATGTGGCATAACTCTTATATAATAAGAACAAATATAGTTCTTGCTTTCTCAAATTTAACCACATCTGGAAAAAAAAAGAATAGGTGTATTATCCAGAAAAAAGAAATAATTGCCATAATAGCGAAGGTGAAAACTCCTCCACCTACATCAAATAAAGGAAAATAAAGAAAAGAGTTCTATCAGTGTAAATAATAAAATGTGGTGCAAATGTGGTGCAAATAGGCAAAATAAAAATCCCAATAGATTGATAATTAATATATTGGGATTTTTATTTGCGGAGAGGGCGGGATTCGAACCCGCGGTACCTTGCGGTACACAAACTTTCCAAGCTTGCACGTTCGGCCACTCTGACACCTCTCCTTTTAATCAGGTTGCGAAATTAATAAAATAATTCATCCTGCTATTACTAATTTTTAATAAACGGTTTTTATCTTTTTAATTTGAATGCTAAAAAGAGATGCAATTAAGCTGTTTCTGTAATTTCCCCACGGATACTTGTGCGCAAAAGCGTTTTTATTTCATCTAAGGGTAAATTTTTTCCAAAAAGATACATTAATTTTGTAACAGCGGCTTCGGTTGTAATATCCGCACCTCCTATTATACCAATTCGATTAAAAACCGAACTGGTTTGGTATTTTCCCTGAACCACACTTCCACTGTTGCATTGGGTTATGTTTAGTATAACAACACCTTTGTTTAATGCACTTTCAAGATAAGAAAACAATTCCAAATCTATTGGCCCATTTCCTGCTCCAAAGGTTTCAAGAACAATAGCTTTTAATCCATCAATACTTGTAATTGCTTTTACCACTTTTGCACTTATTCCCGGGAAAAGTTTAAGAATTACAATGTTGGTATCCATTTGAGTGCTAACCTTTAATTTTTTTCCAGGAACATAATGTTGAATCGCATTCACATCATATTTTATGGTAACGCCTGCCTGGGCAAGAACCGGATAATTGGAGGATTGAAAAGCCTGGAAATGATCGGCATTGAATTTATGGGTTCTGTTCCCCCGGTAAAGCTGGTATTCAAAATAAATGGCAACTTCAGGAACAATAGGTTTTCCATCAATTTTTGCCGCTGCAATTTCAATTGATGTAATTAAATTTTCCTTTCCATCGGTACGGATTGTTCCAATAGGCAGTTGAGAGCCAGTGAAAATAACCGGTTTTGATAAATCCTCCAGCATAAAGCTTAATGCCGAGGCAGAAAAGGCCATTGTATCTGATCCATGTAAAATTACAAATCCATCATATAAAGTGTAATTTTCCTGTATTAGTCTGGCGAATTCAGCCCAGTTCCCGGGTCGCATATCTGATGAATCAATGGGTTTTTCAAGTGATATGGTTGTTATGGATACTTCAAATTTTTTCAACTCCGGAACCTGATCCGCTAAATGTTTGAAATCAAAAGCATGCAGCTCTCCTGTTTTGGGATCCTCAACCATTCCGATTGTTCCCCCTGTATATATTATTAAAACTGATGGAGTTACTGGCATAATGGTTTTTTAAACAGCAAAAACCTCCTTGGCATTTGCTGTGGTAATTTTTGCAATTTCATCTATTGGTAAGTTGTAAAGTTCAGCTAATTTATTTGCCACAAGGAGTAAATAAGCACTTTCGTTTCGTTTCCCCCTGAATGGAGCGGGAGCAAGATAGGGTGAATCTGTTTCCAGCACAAGGTGTTGAGGATTTATATCAATTATTGCCTTATCCAGGCCCGAATTTTTAAATGTTACAACCCCACCAATGCCAAGTTTGAAGCCTCCCAGCTTAATAATTTTTTCTGCTTGATCCTTTGTTCCACTAAAACAATGGAAAATCCCTTTCAATTCAGCATCATTCATTCGTTCCACTATTTCAAATGTTTTATCAAAAGCATCTCTTAAATGAATAATTATTGGAAGCTTATGCTTTTTGGCCAATTCTATTTGATGAATAAAAACACTCTTTTGTTCTTTTTCAAGCGTTTTATCCCAATATAAATCAATGCCTATTTCTCCTATTGCAAAAAACTTGTGTTTATTAAGCCAGTGTTCTACCTCCAAAAGCTGCCCCTGATAATTTTGCTTAACAGAACAGGGATGCAGGCCCATCATTGGAAAACATCGGGAAGGAAAATCTTTTTCCATTTGGAGCATTCCTTCTATTGATGTACTGTCAATGTTCGGTAAAAAAAACTTTTCGATTCCTTTTTCCACAGCACTTTGGATTACCTGCTCACGATCTAAGGCAAATTCTTGTAAATATAAATGTGTGTGGGTATCGTAAAAAACCATTTAACAAAATTAGGTATTTGAAAGTTTCCTACAAGTTGAATTTTCTTCAATTAAATATATTTATTCATTGGCAATTTAAAAATCAAGATCAGGTTATACTAAATCTTAATCAAAAACAGGAAATTACAAGACCTGAATAAATACTTATCTTTGCATTAAAACCAACAGTTTGCCTAAAATACTTATTATACGATTCAGTTCAATTGGTGATATAGTGCTAACCAGTCCGGTAATGCGCTGCATAAAGCAGCAAATTAGCGGGAGTGAAATCCATTATTTAACCAAAAAAATGTATCATCCTGTTTTAAAGGCAAATCCTTACATCGATAAAATCCATCTTTTTGAAAATAACCTGGATGAGTTAATTGCCCTGCTCAAGGCAGAAAATTTTGATCATGTTATTGATTTGCATAAAAACTTGCGCAGCCTTAGGGTAAAACTAATGCTTGGAAAGCCCTCCAATTCTTTCAATAAACTAAATTTTGAAAAATGGCTGTTAGTTAATTTAAACATCAATTACCTTCCCAATGTTCATATTGTTGATCGTTATCTTGAAACAGCAAAATCGCTTGGGGTAGTAAATGATTTACAAGGTTTAGATTATTTTATCCCGCAGGAAGAGGAGGTGAATTTAAATTCTTTACCGGAACAATATGGCAAGGGGTTTACCGGATTTGTAATTGGTGGACAATATGCCACCAAGCAATTAGAGGCAGAGAAAATTACCGCTATTTGCACTAGAATTAACAATCCAATTATCCTGTTGGGTGGAAAAGAAGATTTTGAGACAGGAGAAAAAATTTCTTCTCATTCGGGGAGAAAAAAAGTACTGAATGGCTGCGGAAAGTACTCCCTTAATCAAAGTGCCTCCCTTGTTAGACAGGCCAAAAATATTATTAGCCACGATACGGGTTTAATGCATATAGCTGCGGCTTTTAAAAAAGATATTGTTTCTGTTTGGGGAAATACTGTTCCTGAATTTGGCATGTATCCTTATATGCCCGGAAAAAATTCCTTTATTTCTGAAGTAAAGGTCCTTCCATGCCGGCCATGCTCAAAAATAGGGTATGGAATATGTCCGAAAACACATTTCGCTTGCATGAAATTACAGGATGAGCTAGAGATTATTATTCGTATGAATGCCTGATTATTTGAGTACTTTTCACTTGCTCCAATCGGGTTAAATGTGTTTTTCCAACACCGTGTTTTTTAAAAAGTAAAAAAACTTCTGGCCCTGTAACTTTTTCATAACCTCATCCGTCTCACCAAAAAAGATATTACTTTTATAGTGCAATGAGCCCTTCGGAATACAATACATGTGTGGATGCTTATTCGGACAATCTTTACCGCTTTATCCTGAAAAACATTAAAGATAAAGATAAGGCAAAGGATATTGTACAGGACACCTATGAAAAATTATGGATAAATTGTTCTGAACTGGAATTTTCAAAAGCAAAATCATGGATGTTTACAACTGGTTATCGTACCATGATTGATCTTTTAAGAAGAGAAAAAAAACAAGGAAAGTTTGATGAAACGGATCTTTCGGTGTTTTCACATGAAAAAAATTATTCTGATTTACAGGAAATTTTACATCATGCAATAAACAAACTTCCAGCTGATCAAAAAGCAGTGGTTATGCTAAGAGATTATGAAGGATATTCCTATGAGGAAATTAGCGGAATTACAGGGTTGTCCGAGGCCCAGGTAAAGGTTTATATTTTCAGAGCAAGAACTTTTTTAAAAAAATATTTAGGAAGCATAGAAACATTGGTATGAGCATTACTTTTAACAATTACGAAAGCTGGTTTTTAGATTATCATGAGGGCAAACTGAATGAGGATCAGAAAGAAATGGTTTTACTTTTTTTGGAACAAAATGCAAAGCTCCTCGAGGAATTTAATGCTTTTGATAACACCTTTGTACTCACCGAAAATTTCGTTTTATTTGAAGGCAAAGAAAATTTAAAAGCTCCCGAGGCCAGTGATTTTGACACTCTTTTTGTTGCCTATATTGAAAACGAACTTAACCCTGAGCAGAAGAAAAAAACAAATGAATTGATTCGTGGCAACAAAAAATTGAGTGAAGAATTCTCCCTGTTTAAAAAAACAGTGTTAAAGCCTGATATGTCAATTCGTTTTACAGGAAAGAAAAAATTAAAAAAAGGCAATAAAGGAGTTATCCGGTTCATGTATTATACAGGCGCAGTGGCAGCAGCAGCTTGCGTTCTTTTCTTTTCGTTAAATTTTTCCGATTGGTTTAAGCCAAATAACCCCGGAAATACAATTACACATCAATCTTCTGATACGATAAAATCAAAAAATAATAATCATAACCTATTAAACTTGGAGCCCATTCAAATTGTTGAAGAAATAAAGAAGGAAAACAAATTTGAAAAGGAAAACAAAAATTCATTTTCAATTGCAAATTTGATCCAGGAGAACAACAACAAAAGAAATCCAGATACAAAACATCCGATGGAAGTTAAAGAACTAATCAAGACTCCAATGCTGAGTGAGGAAAAGGCTAGTCTTGCTGTAAATAATATCCATGAGGGGAATGCTTTGAAAGACACAGTGATTGAAGAACAAAACGATATTTTATTTGCCAGCAACAGCAATGCTGCTGTTTTTGAAAAAGATCCTGAAAAAACTGAACCCGCAAATGAATTCTTAACACCAAAGGAAATGGTGATACAACGTATAAGAAGCATAACATCAATAGAACAACCAGGGGAAGGGAATTCAGGGAAAATAAGCTTCTGGGAAATAGCTGATGTTGGTTCATATGGCATTTCAAAATTAACAGGAAAAAAATTCAAGGTTTCAGGCGGCACAAACAATAAGGGGGAAGTAGCATCCTTTGCAATTGTTTCTGATCGGTTTGGATTTTCACATTCTACTTCAAAATAAATAGTGGTTGTAACTTTTTGGAAGGTTCATCCGTCACATTTAAAAACAAGGGCATATTACCGGAATAGCGCTGTTCAAAAAAATGCACTTGTTTTTATTTCAATAATTTAAAACAAACACATATGAAAAAGATATTTACAGTACTGGCAGCAATGATACTTTCAATCGCCTTATATGCACAGGATGAAAAACAAGTACGGGAAATTCCATCCTTTAACAAGATTGATGTAAGTGGAAACATTACAGTTATTATAGCACAGGGTGAACCACAGCAAGTTAGCGTCACTACCCGGGCCGACATGCATGAAAAAATTATTACCGAGGTAGTAAACGGCACCTTAAAGATATCCACGAAAGGAAAAACAGAGGGGAGTAAAAAAGTAGAAATTACTGTTTCGAATCTTGTGCGGATAAAACAATCGGGGGCTACTGTTGTAAAGAGTGAAGGTTTGATAAAAACCCAGGCTTTAGAAATTGAATCATCAGGAGCCTCAATAACCAGTTTGAACATTGAAGCCGATGTTTTTACAAGCAATGTTTCGGGTGTGGGCGAATTAAAATTAAAGGGAACCGCTACAAACCTAAATGCTACGGTTAGCGGTGCGGCAAATATCAAAGCATTTGATTTAGTTACACAAAAAGCAGATATAAATATAAGTGGAGCCGGAGTTGTTCGAATTGATGTAATTGAAGAATTAAATGTGAAAGTTACAGGTGCAGGAAAAGTACTGTATAAAAATGAACCGGAGAAAAAGGATGTTGAAATCTCCGGTGCAGGAGAAATAAGAAAGGCAAAAACCGAAGGTGAGGATGCAAAAACGGATACAACTAAAATTCGTCTGGGAAGTAAAAATTACATTATTTTTTCTGAGGATGACACCGTGGCTTGCCGTACAAAAAAAACCAGGCATAATAATCATTGGGCCGGAATAGACTTGGGGGTAGCAGGCTATTTATCTCCGCAACAATCTTTTGGGATGGAACATGAAAACCAATTGTTTGAACTGGATTATTCGCGTTCAAGAACCTGGAATATTAATTTCCTTGAAAAAAACCTGAAACTATATAAAAACCATGTGGGAATTGTAACAGGCATGGGTCTTTCTTTTACCCGTTATCACTTTAATAACAGGCAGACTGCATTAATTCCATATACTGATTCAACCTTTATGTTTGAAACGAATTCAGTTACCCGAAAAAACCTTTTAAGTGCATCCTACCTTACTGTTCCCTTGTTAATAGAATTCAATACGCATCAAAATTCTCAAAAATCCTTTCATTTTGCAACAGGTCTTATAGGAGGATACCGTATTAATTCAAAGACAGTGCAGATTACCGAATTTGAGGGAGTAAAGTCCAGGCTGGTAATTAAGGATGATTACAACCTTTCGCCATTCAATTTGAATGCGACCGTTCGATTTGGATATGGCAATTTTAATCTTTTTGCCACTTATTCGTTAACCGAAATGTTTGATAAAGGAAAAGGGCCGGAATTGTTTCCTGTTACTGCAGGAATTACATTAATCGGATTTTAACTTTAAAAAAGTGCTCATTGTATTCTATGTAAAAAAACAGTGAGCACTTTTTTAATTATTTCTGTTCAATTGTAAGAAAACACCAAAACTGCGATGAATAAGCGCATTCCTTACTATTTTAATTTCTCAAAATTAAAATTTTAAATTAAATCAACCTTGTTTTTATGTTTTTCTTAGCACTTTATTTTATAAAACTTCAAACTTAAATCCAACCCCATGCACATTTGTGATTTTAATAGAAGGGTCTTCTTTAAGGTATTTCCTAAGCTTGGCAATAAACACATCCATACTTCTTCCAAGAAAATAATCATCGGAACCCCAAATTGTTTTGAGGGCAGTTTCTCTTTTGAGTACTTCATTTTTATTCAGGCAAAGCAATCTTAAAATCCCTGCTTCTTTTGTTGTTAAACTTTGGGTTGATGTTGCTGTTGTTAAGGTTAGTTTTGCATGGTTAAAAATAAATTTGCCAATTTGAAATTCAATTTCTTCCTGCTTTTTAGAAATAATTTTGCAGCGTTTCAGCACTGCTTCTAATCTAAGCACAAATTCTTCCATATTAAAAGGCTTGGTAATATAATCATCTGCCCCAACCTTGAACCCTTTTATACGATCCTCCTCCATGGCTTTTGCAGTAAGGAATATAATTGGAATATCATTTCCTTCATTTCGTATTTCAGTAGCCAGAGTAAATCCATCTTTTTTTGGAAGCATTATGTCCAAAAGGCAAATGTCGAAAGTATCACTTAAAACAGCCTGCATTGCAGATTGCCCATTGGTATGTAAACTAACTTTATAACCCTTGTGTTCCAGGCTATCTTTAATTACGAAACCAAGATTCAGATCATCTTCAACTAGTAATATTTTTACAGCATTTGGTTTCATAAATAAAATTTCTATTTTTTTATAACTCTTTTAAAAACAATATAATTAGGTTTCAGTGTTATTTTTTTGGCAAATAAATTTCAAACTTGCTTCCATTATTTACTTCGCTTTCCACACTTATTTTTCCTTTGTGAGCTTCTGTCATAATTTTCACATAATTTAAGCCAAGACCAAATCCTTTTATATCATGTAAATCTCCAGTGGAAACTCTGTAAAATTTTTCGAATACATGTTTTTGAACTTCCTTACGCATTCCTATTCCATTGTCCTGAACTGTAATTTTTATTCCTTTTCGGTGGTTTTCGGTAACAATAGTGATTTCTGGGTTTTCAAGAGAATATTTTAATGCATTATCAATTAAATTGGAAAGGATGTTGTTAAAATGATCCTTATCTACTTCAATAATTTGATCCGAAGCATTTAATTTAAAAATAAAACGACCCTGTTTTTCATTTAAAGCTAGAGAAAAACGATTGGCTATTTCATATACAACAGCGTGTACATTTACCGGTGTTTTTATCAATTCATAATCTGCTTTATCAAGAGTAGCAATCTGCAAAAGGCGCTCTACCATGCTTTTTAACCTATTGTTCTCTTCAGAAATTATTGTTGAATATCTTTGCAATCTTTCAGGATAATTCACTATGTCGGGTTTGTTAAGCACTTCAGAAGAAATGGCAATAGTGGAAATTGGAGTTTTAAATTCATGAGTCATGTTATTGATAAAATCGGTAGTTATTTCAGATAGCTTTTTTTGTTTAAGAATTACAAACATGGTATAGGCAAAAAACACTAATACAACCAGAAGGATAATAGAAGAAAACAACCAAATCCCCATCTGATTTACTAAGTAACTGCCTTTTTCAGGAAAATACACCCCGAAATAATGACCGTCTTTATCTGATTTTACTGGTAAATAAGTTTGTGTTATTTCCCTTTTTCCCGGAGTTAATGCCACATAATTTCCATATATCATGGAATCGGTAAAACAATCGTAAATCCCATATTCAAAATCAAGGCCCAGGTTGCGCGTGGTAAATTCTGCTTTAAGCAAAGATTCCAAAAGATAGGGGTGAAGAGTATCGTAAATACTAACTACAAAATAATTGGCAGAAATATGTTTTATTGGTTCAATATAAGCTGCAGAATCTCCCCTTAATCTCAAAATATCTGTGGCTACATTTCTAAGGGCAACATTTACACTATGGCTAAATTGCTTTTCCTTAATGTCCCAGGCTTTGTTAATCCAGTAAAATTGGGTTACTCCTATGCCAAGGATAGAAATAGTAGCAAGTACAATAATGTTGCGTATTATTCTACGGTTCATTTTTTAAAGGTAAGATATGAGAGTTAATAGAACAAAGATGTGCAAAAAATATTTTATTCAGTCCTACACTTTCCTTAATAAATGGCCAGGACGATCTTAGAAGAGGGAAAGGTAAAATCAAGAAGTAAAATTATTGTTTGGGAAAACCTGTACAAAACACAAGCGGATGAGTTAAAAATTGCACCTTTTCTCTTACAATAAATTCATTGAAGATACACTGAGAGGAATAAATTTCGTTATTTTACATAGTGATGGAAAACAAGCATGAAAACAGTATAAAATCTTTACCAGGCAAGCCAGGCATTTATCAATTTTTTGATTGTGATGGTATTATTATTTATGTGGGAAAGGCAAAGGACTTAAAGAAAAGAGTTGCTTCCTATTTCAGAAAGGATAATCAAGTAGGGAAAACGGCTGTTCTGGTAAAAAAAATTGCCGATATAAAATTCATGCTTGTTGAAACCGAATTAGATGCACTATTGCTTGAAAACAATCTGATTAAAAAATACCAGCCCAAGTATAACATCCAGTTGAAAGATGATAAAACTTATCCCTGGATTTGTGTTAAAAACGAGCGTTTTCCAAGAGTGTTTCCTACACGAAATCTGATAAGAGATGGTTCAGTGTATTTTGGCCCCTATGCTTCAGTAAGAATGATGCACACCTTGCTTGATTTAATAAACCAACTGTATAAATTACGCAACTGCGGATATAATCTTAGCACCGAAAACATAAGCAAAAACAAATTTAAGGTTTGTCTGGAATACCATTTAGGTAATTGTAAAGCTCCATGTGAAGGTTTTCAAAAAGAGGATGATTACAATGCTACAATTTCAGAAATTAAGGAAATATTAAATGGGAATATTACCTCCGTTGTAAAGCACCTCAAAGAGAAAATGAGGGAATTTTCAGCGCTTTATGATTATGAAAATGCACAACAATTTAAAGAGAAAATAGATTTGCTGGAGCGTTACCAAAGTAAATCAACGGTTGTAAGTCCTACAATAGAAAATGTAGATGTTTTTTCAATCTGCCAGGATGAGAGTACGGCCTATGTTAATTATTTGAGAGTTGTAAACGGTGCAATTATACAGGGCCACACCATTGAGCTTAAAAAGAAACTTGAGGAGAGCCCGGAGGAGCTTTTGGAGTTTGCAATCGCAGAGTTTAGACAACGCTTTTTAAGTGATGCAAAGGAAGTTATTGTACCATTTAAGCCTTGTATTGAATTACCGGGAATAACATTCACTGTTCCTCAAAGGGGTGATAAAAAGAATCTTCTTGAACTCTCAGAAAAAAATGTTAAATATTATAAATTAGATAAACAAAAGCAGGAGAGTCTGGTGGATCCGGAAAGACATACGAAAAGGATTTTGGAACAGATGAAAAAGGACCTTCGTTTAACTGAACTTCCCTATCATATTGAATGCTTTGACAATTCCAACATTCAAGGGGCTTATCCTGTTGCTGCATGCGTAGTTTTTAAGGATTGCCGGCCAAGTAAAAAAGACTACCGTCATTATAATATCAAAACTGTAGAAGGCCCTGATGATTTTGCTTCAATGGCAGAAGTGGTTCTGCGTAGATATTCCCGATTACTTGCTGAAAAGGAACTTTTGCCACAATTAATTATAGTTGACGGAGGGAAAGGACAACTGAGTGCGGCTTTAAAGAGCCTTGATACTTTAGGCTTGAGGGGAAAAATCGCAATTATTGGAATCGCCAAAAGGCTTGAAGAAATTTATTATCCGGGAGATCCCCTCCCCATGTACCTTGATAAACGCTCGGAGACACTCAAAATAGTTCAACAACTACGCAATGAAGCGCATCGTTTTGGAATTACCCACCATAGGGAAAAAAGAAAAAAAGGAACCATTAAAACAGAGCTTACAGAAATTAAAGGAATAAGTGATAAAACAGCAGAAAAGCTCCTATCTCATTTCAAATCTGTAAAACGAATAAAGGAAGCAGAAGAATTTGAAATTCAATCAATTATTGGCCTGGCAAAAGCACGGATGGTAATTGATTTCTTTCGTGCTTTAAACAAAAGCAATTAATTCTTTTTAGGCATAATTATTTCAATAAAATTTGTGAAGAAATCACAAATAAAGGGAATAACAATGACAAAAAATGTAATGCTTCAGTTTCTAATCATATGCTTTGTTTTCACACAAAATACTAAGGCTCAATGCATGTTACAAGAGCTTTCTTTGAAAGAAAAAACACAACAATCGGCACTAATCGTTGAAGCAAGGGTAATTTCGGAAAATTCATTTTGGAACAGGGAACATACACGAATTTACACCTCCTACATTCTTGAAGTTTATAAACTATTTAAAGGTGTTTTGGATGCTTCACCGGTAAATTTAATCACCGAAGGTGGAACTGTTGAATACAATAAACATAGCGTGCAGCATCAATTGGAACTTAAAGTGGGTGATATGGGAATATTTTTCATGGAGCAGAGCCACAATAGTAAATTAAAAAATTTATCTTCCAATGAAGCCGTACTCGTTGCTTATGGGGGAGTTCAAGGATGTATTAAAATTGATCAACAGTCAAAAACAGCTTCTGATCCTTTCAATTATTATTATGACCTTGATGCGCAATTATATCCTCAAATAATGGCACTTACGGGAGCCTATTCAGAAAAGGGCAATTTAGGATTTCCGGAATTTCAAACTGCTTTAAAAGCAGATATTTATATCAGTGATTTTAGTCCTAGTGAAGTAGCAGCTGGAATTGAAAGTGAAATTACTATTCGTGGAAGCGGATTTGGAAATGAAAAGGGGTTAAATTCTTATGTGGAATTCAAGGATGCCAATACAGGCGGAATAATGCTCATCCAGCCTCTTGCCTCACAATACACATTATGGGAAGATGATAAAATTATCGTGAAAGTGCCTTCAAGGGCAGGAACTGGAAGTTTAAGAGTAAGGAATGAAACTGTTTTTGCAAACAGTGATGAAGAGTTAAGCGTTACTTATAGTCGTTTAAACGCAATATACAATGGAAATGCCTTTCAAACTAATATTATAAATAAAAATTCAAATGGTGGATATATCTGGCAAATGAATAGCGATTTTAATTCAAATACCAAAGCAAGCGAGGCTTTTGAAAGAGCTCTTATTTCTTGGAGATGCAAGACTTATGTTCCTTGGGAAATGGGTAAAACTACTTCTACAAATGTTACAGCAAGCGATGGTATAAATATAATACGATTTGATAACAATTCAGAACTACCCGCAGGCGTTCTTGCAGCCTGCTATACTTATTGGAATGGATGCAATGATGAATCTGGTTTTAAATGGTTTGTAAATGAACTGGACATTGTATTTGATGATTCTACCAACTGGAGTTATTCCCAGGCTGCTCCTGAATTAGATCAATTTGATCTGGAATCCATCGCCTTGCACGAACTAGGGCATGGCCATCAACTGGGTCATGTAATTAATCCCAATGGTGTAATGCATTATTCTGTGGCACCGGGAGAATATAAAAAAATATTAAAATCAAATGATATTCAAGGCGGAAGCCTGGTAATAGAAAGTAGCAAGAGTAGCAGCTATTGTGGGAAAACGCCCATTATTCCATTAAAGGAATCCGATTGCTCAGGAACCTCAGCAGTAGCAAGTGTACACATTGACATTGTTGGAGGAAAAAATTCTGTTTGTGAAAAAGCATGGGTATCATTTGTAGCTATGGCTGAAAATGGAGGAGCTTCTCCTTTATTTGAATGGAAAATAAATGGAATTAATACAGGTTCAATTTATTCAACATTCACCACTTCCACTTTGCAA
This window harbors:
- a CDS encoding type I asparaginase: MPVTPSVLIIYTGGTIGMVEDPKTGELHAFDFKHLADQVPELKKFEVSITTISLEKPIDSSDMRPGNWAEFARLIQENYTLYDGFVILHGSDTMAFSASALSFMLEDLSKPVIFTGSQLPIGTIRTDGKENLITSIEIAAAKIDGKPIVPEVAIYFEYQLYRGNRTHKFNADHFQAFQSSNYPVLAQAGVTIKYDVNAIQHYVPGKKLKVSTQMDTNIVILKLFPGISAKVVKAITSIDGLKAIVLETFGAGNGPIDLELFSYLESALNKGVVILNITQCNSGSVVQGKYQTSSVFNRIGIIGGADITTEAAVTKLMYLFGKNLPLDEIKTLLRTSIRGEITETA
- a CDS encoding TatD family hydrolase, whose amino-acid sequence is MVFYDTHTHLYLQEFALDREQVIQSAVEKGIEKFFLPNIDSTSIEGMLQMEKDFPSRCFPMMGLHPCSVKQNYQGQLLEVEHWLNKHKFFAIGEIGIDLYWDKTLEKEQKSVFIHQIELAKKHKLPIIIHLRDAFDKTFEIVERMNDAELKGIFHCFSGTKDQAEKIIKLGGFKLGIGGVVTFKNSGLDKAIIDINPQHLVLETDSPYLAPAPFRGKRNESAYLLLVANKLAELYNLPIDEIAKITTANAKEVFAV
- a CDS encoding glycosyltransferase family 9 protein, whose protein sequence is MRCIKQQISGSEIHYLTKKMYHPVLKANPYIDKIHLFENNLDELIALLKAENFDHVIDLHKNLRSLRVKLMLGKPSNSFNKLNFEKWLLVNLNINYLPNVHIVDRYLETAKSLGVVNDLQGLDYFIPQEEEVNLNSLPEQYGKGFTGFVIGGQYATKQLEAEKITAICTRINNPIILLGGKEDFETGEKISSHSGRKKVLNGCGKYSLNQSASLVRQAKNIISHDTGLMHIAAAFKKDIVSVWGNTVPEFGMYPYMPGKNSFISEVKVLPCRPCSKIGYGICPKTHFACMKLQDELEIIIRMNA
- a CDS encoding RNA polymerase sigma factor, coding for MSPSEYNTCVDAYSDNLYRFILKNIKDKDKAKDIVQDTYEKLWINCSELEFSKAKSWMFTTGYRTMIDLLRREKKQGKFDETDLSVFSHEKNYSDLQEILHHAINKLPADQKAVVMLRDYEGYSYEEISGITGLSEAQVKVYIFRARTFLKKYLGSIETLV
- a CDS encoding DUF2807 domain-containing protein, which translates into the protein MKKIFTVLAAMILSIALYAQDEKQVREIPSFNKIDVSGNITVIIAQGEPQQVSVTTRADMHEKIITEVVNGTLKISTKGKTEGSKKVEITVSNLVRIKQSGATVVKSEGLIKTQALEIESSGASITSLNIEADVFTSNVSGVGELKLKGTATNLNATVSGAANIKAFDLVTQKADINISGAGVVRIDVIEELNVKVTGAGKVLYKNEPEKKDVEISGAGEIRKAKTEGEDAKTDTTKIRLGSKNYIIFSEDDTVACRTKKTRHNNHWAGIDLGVAGYLSPQQSFGMEHENQLFELDYSRSRTWNINFLEKNLKLYKNHVGIVTGMGLSFTRYHFNNRQTALIPYTDSTFMFETNSVTRKNLLSASYLTVPLLIEFNTHQNSQKSFHFATGLIGGYRINSKTVQITEFEGVKSRLVIKDDYNLSPFNLNATVRFGYGNFNLFATYSLTEMFDKGKGPELFPVTAGITLIGF
- a CDS encoding response regulator transcription factor, which gives rise to MKPNAVKILLVEDDLNLGFVIKDSLEHKGYKVSLHTNGQSAMQAVLSDTFDICLLDIMLPKKDGFTLATEIRNEGNDIPIIFLTAKAMEEDRIKGFKVGADDYITKPFNMEEFVLRLEAVLKRCKIISKKQEEIEFQIGKFIFNHAKLTLTTATSTQSLTTKEAGILRLLCLNKNEVLKRETALKTIWGSDDYFLGRSMDVFIAKLRKYLKEDPSIKITNVHGVGFKFEVL
- a CDS encoding HAMP domain-containing histidine kinase, which produces MNRRIIRNIIVLATISILGIGVTQFYWINKAWDIKEKQFSHSVNVALRNVATDILRLRGDSAAYIEPIKHISANYFVVSIYDTLHPYLLESLLKAEFTTRNLGLDFEYGIYDCFTDSMIYGNYVALTPGKREITQTYLPVKSDKDGHYFGVYFPEKGSYLVNQMGIWLFSSIILLVVLVFFAYTMFVILKQKKLSEITTDFINNMTHEFKTPISTIAISSEVLNKPDIVNYPERLQRYSTIISEENNRLKSMVERLLQIATLDKADYELIKTPVNVHAVVYEIANRFSLALNEKQGRFIFKLNASDQIIEVDKDHFNNILSNLIDNALKYSLENPEITIVTENHRKGIKITVQDNGIGMRKEVQKHVFEKFYRVSTGDLHDIKGFGLGLNYVKIMTEAHKGKISVESEVNNGSKFEIYLPKK